A genome region from Hoplias malabaricus isolate fHopMal1 chromosome 8, fHopMal1.hap1, whole genome shotgun sequence includes the following:
- the golga4 gene encoding golgin subfamily A member 4 isoform X4 — MFKKLKQRINEEQSPQRSVNQSPQQQQAQVSSGERRGQPPGLHQDAPSTASDRENIKAVGGSTRGSVNGDGAASPLREEAQSLAQKLQQRVSSVESLFRVSGRAEGLFRSGSRESLVRSSSRDSLTQLADSEVTPSYDPPSDIESEAEDSPGSAEALSKEQLIHRLHRLEKSVANYRGKYSELVTAYRSVQRDKEKTQVILSQSQDKALRRIGELREELQMDQQAKKHLQEEFDAALEEKDQMITVLQTQVALMKKRLNGVPGALGEAQSTDGTEINTNPQNSAQGDGTELNEAGDSSEPGNTVDMEGLQKRVLRQETLLQRCKELIRTNKERSTQLSSENEALQQQLQERLQELEKMKELHTTEKTKLITQLRDAKNLIEQLEQDKGMVIAETKRQMHETLEMKEEEIAQLRSRIQQAVAQKEEIQEQKEKTEKAAFEELERALGVAQRAEEARRQLQAQMEEQVKQVERASEEERKSLQQELSRVKQEVVTIMKKSSEDRIAEMEQLHSEALASKDKEIRSHINQAVQCREELLQAAQEKEQQASLALEEAELQKAALQAEGEAKAKDLMLELESARTRILELESSLVTYTKEDCTHSDQLSAEIEEEKKFKAEIAALEQKHQQELESMKSELTAVLNQQHSTAVEELMQKNKTEIEAILKEKESEFHAHVEDINQKTQEKLDVKQTEIDTLTLELHELQSIKQQLEEKLLAIEADNSSARQEFEVKLKEEHLTHQAEAEALIHHCEELGGVENNLKEDLNQLRLMLEEKNKELEGHVLREKGLEQYARKAQGDAEAHLKEMEQLRHSAQCEKDSLVEARTCLNILTEELEQSKNQLKELEKLLEASHNDCQQKADCLHQKNAENEDLQQKLQKATNDLSEKEMLHEETCKAMQEELNNLKTQLKQERCSYQTRMDHLKIEMDGKLKSQETKMEKIKHKTKEMQEKFKKKLHDQEEKAKAELAQKVEELLQKDEQVKEKIREMSQASYDSLSSALSDLETNHKMQLNKLQEAQKHEQEILQSVWQERLCQQEEEMQEKHTFTLQEKVQEVDCLSQQLLCSIEEKTQVEQEVNNLREELAMRETTVQKLQAELMEAAVKLENLSEGEDMLKKQVETIEKNLNQALNEKNLFQDQLSKAEEMSKERLQALSEELEDERKKLKVLEASRCKEGEDMQMAFEEKAAELQTREKSFQSQIYAISKKLEQQCQGAQALLNGFSDDLCRKVEAKVNDLQNRVIHNQKQVSHLKNLILAKNDKINNLEKELLQAIKESQNMQSSLDRAVLQLNVNSENLKALQVEKESLQKDATNYSQVLSEKVVCIEKLDEENKNISDKVEANILHISNLEGIIDDLKTQLARSITEKEEAISLLNQQHNEEKQSLKCQMEAALEKAEKEKSLALEQVDTLRNRISELKKKVESKITQNQSMVKSLQGKIEDLERQVAERDEQLQSLTASIDNQSISKSEMDQVLSEKEQKVSALTLELDDCTKRISELEELLEIQTKEKEQLAAELQQHKSMWESQKSELILQLHQAQEQCSERNDLSQKTEEKLHSLEKEFHNTKQQLEIQQGGFDREKAVILKAKDEALKAAEESAGKAAELKKKAEQKIGLIRKQLTSQIEEKEQVVKNLQVQLEDIRQRLSDREKQMISLEENGKIMREAMNNLKDEHTKHLEEVRQDKEIQRENSLQILKDMYEEKLATFHKELSFKDELAAKGKDREEEAHSRLRELQTRLTDSEEQTTIQQSEIKRLHEELLKQTALVQELQSTCFTLQGQIKEKVINVLQGEECSVVQTKTFVEMELLRTLATEENDVNLKPEEWNTVKDLLVKEYELKLQELCRKLEEKEDQLEAQKKIQKGLDEAAVDSPTDGSKGSENDLQRKLNETELEKQKIQRDYAQLQKDLRSLRKEHETELEYLKKEIQEENDKNLKLEMEDMEIKQNSALKQLMREFNTQMALKERELDTSIKETVEKAQSVEAQLMDSHREEVSRLQKMISQKEEDLNRTVQRYEQVIQNREEEMGSRVWEVQKELEELQQRSLSGPQVQLAEKTTLLSEAKLKEQEYQDRIHTLEDKIQSGYKNSVVTHLGSTYRETSHYSADPLSEHTEFEYLKKVMFEYMMGRETKTMAKVITSMLKFPPDQAQKVLEREDSRMMPWLR, encoded by the exons AtgtttaaaaaactaaaacagagGATAAATGAGGAACAGTCTCCACAAAGGAGCGTGAACCAGTCTCCCCAGCAGCAGCAGGCCCAG GTAAGCTCAGGTGAGAGGCGTGGTCAGCCACCAGGCCTGCACCAAGATGCCCCATCAACTGCCAGTGACAGAGAG AACATTAAGGCTGTGGGTGGCTCTACAAGAGGCAGTGTGAATGGAGATGGAGCTGCTTCTCCTTTG AGAGAGGAGGCACAGTCTCTTGCTCAGAAGCTGCAGCAAAGGGTGTCTTCAGTGGAATCTCTCTTTCGGGTTTCCGGCCGCGCTGAGGGGCTTTTCCGCTCTGGCTCAAGGGAAAGTTTGGTCCGCAGCTCATCCCGGGATTCCCTCACCCAGCTGGCTGACAGTGAGGTCACACCTTCCTATGATCCTCCCTCTGATATTGAGAGTGAAGCTGAAGATTCACCTGGAAGTGCAGAGGCTCTTTCTAAAGAGCAGCTCATCCATCGCTTACACAGGCTGGAAAAGAGTGTTGCAAACTATAGAGGGAAATATTCTGAG CTGGTCACAGCCTACAGGAGTgtacagagagataaagagaaaacaCAG GTCATTCTTAGTCAGAGTCAAGATAAAGCACTACGAAGAATAGGAGAGCTCAGAGAG GAACTACAGATGGATCAGCAAGCCAAGAAACATCTGCAGGAGGAATTTGATGCTGCTTTAGAAGAAAAAGACCAGATGATAACTGTGTTGCAGACCCAA GTGGCTCTTATGAAAAAACGACTGAATGGTGTCCCAGGTGCTTTAGGAGAAGCACAGTCCACTGATGGAACAGAAATTAACACAAACCCACAAAACTCTGCTCAAGGGGATGGCACTGAACTAAATGAAG CAGGGGACAGCAGTGAGCCAGGCAACACTGTAGACATGGAAGGGTTGCAGAAGCGAGTGCTTAGGCAGGAGACACTGCTTCAGCGCTGCAAGGAGCTGATCCGCACCAACAAAGAACGCAGCACTCAGCTCAGCAGCGAGAATGAGGCACTACAGCAGCAGCTCCAGGAGAGACTGCAGGAGCTGGAGAAGATGAAG GAGCTTCACACTACGGAGAAGACCAAGCTGATCACACAACTGCGCGATGCCAAGAACCTAATTGAGCAGCTGGAGCAGGACAAG GGAATGGTGATTGCTGAGACAAAGCGGCAGATGCATGAGACCTTGGAGATGAAAGAGGAAGAGATTGCTCAGCTGCGCTCCAGGATCCAGCAAGCTGTGGCCCAGAAAGAGGAAATTCAGGAGCAAAAGGAGAAAACAGAGAAAGCTG CATTTGAGGAGCTGGAGAGAGCATTGGGAGTGGCACAGCGAGCAGAGGAGGCACGGAGACAGCTGCAGGCTCAAATGGAGGAACAGGTGAAGCAGGTGGAGCGAGCGAGTGAAGAAGAGAGGAAGAGTCTGCAACAAGAGCTCAGCAGGGTCAAACAGGAGGTGGTGACCATCATGAAG AAATCGTCAGAAGACAGGATAGCAGAAATGGAACAGCTGCACTCAGAGGCTCTGGCTAGTAAAGACAAGGAAATTAGATCCCATATAAACCAGGCAGtg CAGTGTAGAGAAGAGTTGTTACAGGCAGCTCAGGAAAAGGAGCAACAGGCTTCTTTGGCTCTGGAGGAAGCAGAGTTGCAGAAGGCAGCCTTGCAGGCTGAGGGTGAAGCCAAAGCCAAGGATCTGATGCTAGAGCTGGAAAGTGCCAGGACT AGAATTCTTGAGCTGGAGAGTTCTTTGGTAACGTATACAAAGGAGGACTGCACACACTCAGATCAACTCTCAGCAGAGATTGAAGAAGAGAAGAAATTTAAAGCTGAGATAGCTGCTCTTGAACAGAAGCATCAGCAGGAGCTGGAAAGTATGAAGTCAGAATTGACAGCGGTTTTGAATCAGCAGCACTCCACTGCTGTTGAAGAGCtaatgcagaaaaacaaaactgagatTGAAGCCAtcttgaaagaaaaagaatcaGAATTTCATGCCCACGTTGAAGACATAAACCAGAAGACACAGGAAAAACTGGATGTTAAACAGACTGAGATTGACACCCTGACTTTGGAGCTTCATGAATTACAGAGCATTAAGCAACAGCTAGAGGAGAAACTTCTAGCAATTGAGGCTGATAACAGTTCAGCTAGACAGGAGTTTGAGGTGAAACTGAAGGAGGAACATTTAACGCATCAGGCTGAGGCTGAAGCCTTAATCCATCACTGTGAGGAATTAGGTGGAGTGGAAAACAATCTGAAGGAAGACCTAAATCAACTAAGGCTGATGCtggaagagaaaaataaagaactTGAAGGACATGTCCTAAGGGAAAAGGGGCTAGAACAATATGCCAGAAAGGCTCAAGGGGATGCTGAGGCACATTTAAAGGAAATGGAACAATTAAGGCATAGTGCACAGTGTGAAAAAGATTCTCTTGTGGAGGCTAGGACTTGTCTCAACATACTGACTGAGGAATTGGAGCAGTCAAAGAATCAACTGAAAGAACTAGAGAAGCTTCTTGAAGCAAGTCATAATGACTGTCAGCAGAAAGCAGATTGTCTTCATCAGAAGAATGCAGAAAATGAAGACCTACAGCAGAAGTTGCAGAAAGCCACCAATGACCTGTCTGAAAAAGAGATGTTACATGAGGAAACATGTAAAGCAATGCAGGAGGagttaaataatttaaagacTCAATTGAAACAGGAAAGGTGTTCTTACCAGACAAGAATGGATCATCTAAAAATAGAAATGGATGGCAAGTTGAAATCTCAGGAGACCAAGATGGAAAAGATTAAACACAAAACCAAAGAAATGCAGGAAAAGTTTAAGAAAAAGCTTCATGACCAGGAAGAAAAAGCCAAAGCAGAGCTAGCCCAGAAGGTTGAAGAACTTTTGCAGAAAGATGAACAAGTAAAAGAAAAGATCCGTGAAATGTCCCAGGCAAGCTATGACAGTCTTAGCAGTGCTTTGTCTGATTTGGAGACAAATCATAAAATGCAGTTAAATAAGCTTCAAGAAGCCCAGAAACATGAGCAGGAGATACTTCAGAGTGTTTGGCAGGAAAGGCTATGCCAGCAAGAAGAGGAGATGCAGGAGAAACATACGTTTACTTTACAAGAGAAAGTGCAGGAGGTGGACTGCCTCTCTCAACAGCTTTTATGCAGCATAGAGGAGAAAACCCAAGTGGAACAGGAAGTGAACAACTTAAGGGAAGAACTAGCAATGAGGGAAACCACTGTACAGAAACTTCAAGCAGAGCTCATGGAAGCTGCTGTCAAGTTAGAAAATCTGTCAGAAGGAGAGGATATGCTAAAAAAGCAGGTAGAGACTATAGAGAAAAATCTGAACCAAGCATTGAATGAAAAGAATCTCTTTCAGGACCAGCTCAGTAAAGCTGAAGAGATGAGTAAAGAAAGACTACAAGCCTTGTCTGAAGAACTAGAAGATGAACGCAAGAAGCTTAAAGTACTTGAAGCTTCAAGGTGTAAGGAAGGAGAGGACATGCAGATGGCCTTTGAAGAGAAAGCTGCTGAGCTTCAAACTAGGGAAAAATCATTCCAGTCACAAATCTATGCTATTAGTAAGAAGCTTGAGCAGCAATGTCAAGGTGCACAGGCATTATTAAATGGTTTTTCAGATGATCTATGCCGTAAAGTGGAGGCAAAAGTCAATGACTTACAAAATAGGGTTATCCATAATCAAAAGCAAGTGTCTCATCTTAAAAATCTCATTTTGGCCAAgaatgacaaaataaataatttagagAAGGAGCTTCTGCAAGCTATAAAGGAGAgccaaaatatgcagagctcTCTTGATCGGGCAGTTCTTCAGCTAAATGTAAATTCAGAAAATCTTAAAGCCTTACAAGTTGAGAAGGAGTCTTTGCAAAAAGATGCTACCAATTACTCCCAAGTACTTTCTGAGAAAGTTGTTTGTATAGAGAAACTtgatgaagaaaacaaaaacatatcagATAAAGTTGAAGCAAATATTTTGCATATCAGTAATCTGGAGGGTATCATAGATGACCTGAAGACCCAGTTAGCAAGAAGCATAACTGAAAAGGAGGAAGCCATATCTCTGCTGAATCAGCAGCATAATGAGGAGAAGCAAAGTCTAAAATGCCAAATGGAGGCGGCTTTGGAaaaggcagaaaaagaaaagagcttGGCTCTTGAGCAAGTGGACACACTCAGGAACAGGATATCTGAGCTAAAAAAGAAAGTAGAGTCCAAGATCACTCAGAACCAGAGCATGGTCAAATCTCTCCAAGGTAAGATAGAGGACTTGGAGAGACAGGTAGCAGAAAGGGATGAGCAGCTTCAAAGTCTCACTGCAAGCATTGACAATCAGTCCATCAGTAAGTCAGAGATGGACCAGGTGCTGAGTGAGAAAGAGCAGAAGGTAAGTGCCTTGACTTTAGAGTTGGACGACTGCACGAAGAGGATTAGTGAATTAGAGGAGCTGCTTGAAATACAGACAAAAGAAAAGGAGCAGCTCGCAGCAGAGTTGCAGCAGCATAAGAGCATGTGGGAGAGTCAAAAATCCGAGCTAATCCTACAGCTCCACCAAGCCCAGGAACAATGTTCTGAAAGAAATGACCTTTCACAGAAAACTGAGGAAAAGCTTCATTCTTTGGAGAAGGAGTTCCACAACACCAAACAGCAATTGGAAATTCAGCAAGGAGGTTTTGACAGGGAGAAGGCAGTGATCCTAAAAGCAAAAGACGAGGCTTTGAAGGCAGCCGAGGAGAGTGCAGGTAAAGCAGCTGAACTGAAAAAGAAAGCAGAGCAAAAAATTGGTTTGATTCGGAAACAGTTGACCTCGCAGATTGAGGAGAAAGAGCAGGTTGTTAAGAATCTACAGGTTCAACTAGAAGATATCAGACAGAGGCTAAGTGACAGGGAAAAGCAGATGATTAGTTTGGAAGAGAATGGGAAAATCATGCGCGAGGCCATGAACAACTTAAAAGATGAGCACACAAAACACCTGGAAGAAGTTCGACAGGATAAGGAAATACAACGAGAGAACTCTTTGCAGATTTTGAAGGACATGTATGAGGAGAAGTTGGCAACTTTTCATAAAGAGCTCTCTTTCAAAGATGAGTTGGCTGCAAAAGGTAAAGACAGAGAAGAGGAGGCTCATTCAAGACTCAGGGAGTTACAGACCAGACTTACTGACTCTGAAGAACAAACTACCATCCAGCAATCTGAGATCAAGAGGCTTCATGAAGAACTGTTGAAGCAGACTGCTTTGGTTCAAGAGCTTCAGTCAACTTGCTTTACACTTCAGGGCCAGATTAAGGAGAAAGTGATTAACGTCTTACAAGGGGAAGAGTGTTCTGTGGTACAGACTAAAACTTTTGTAGAAATGGAACTTTTGAGAACTCTTGCAACAGAAGAAAATGATGTAAATTTGAAACCAGAGGAATGGAACACTGTAAAGGATCTCTTAGTTAAAGAATATGAGCTTAAGCTTCAGGAGCTCTGTAGGAAACTGGAGGAGAAAGAGGATCAGCTTGAAGcccagaaaaaaatacaaaagggaCTGGATGAAGCAGCTGTTGATTCACCCACTGATGGATCCAAGGGTTCAGAGAATGATCTACAGAGAAAATTGAATGAAACAGAACTGGAGAAGCAGAAGATTCAAAGAGATTATGCTCAGCTACAGAAAGATCTTCGTTCACTGAGGAAGGAGCATGAAACGGAACTAGAATACCTGAAGAAGGAAATTCAAGAGGAGAATGACAAGAATCTGAA GCTCGAAATGGAAGATatggaaattaaacaaaactCTGCTCTTAAGCAGTTGATGAGGGAATTCAACACCCAGATGgccctgaaagagagagaacttgACACTTCAATAAAGGAGACTGTTG AAAAAGCCCAGAGTGTGGAAGCCCAGCTAATGGACAGCCATAGAGAGGAGGTCAGTCGTCTCCAAAAGATGATTTCCCAGAAAGAAGAAGATCTAAACAGAACTGTCCAGCGTTACGAGCAAGTCATTCAG AATCGGGAAGAGGAGATGGGTTCTCGTGTGTGGGAAGTACAGAAAGAACTAGAGGAATTGCAGCAGAGGAGTCTCAGTGGTCCACAG GTCCAACTTGCCGAAAAGACCACTTTGCTGAGTGAAGCCAAACTGAAAGAGCAGGAGTACCAAGATAGG ATTCATACTCTAGAAGACAAAATACAAAGTGGTTATAAAAACTCAGTGGTGACTCACCTAGGAAGCACATACAGAG